DNA from Candidatus Methylomirabilota bacterium:
CCGGCTCGGGCGCGGCGCGGCCTTCGAGACGCCAGAATGCGAAGACGGCCGGCACGGTCGCGGCCATCAGGACGGCGGCGAACAGCAAGGGCATCCCCGGGTCGCCGGTGAGGTCGCGCAGCAGGCCGGCCAGGGTCTGCGAGACCGCCATGCCGAGATAGAACAGGCCGTAGTACACGCCGAGCGCGGTGGACAGGTGCTCGGCCGCGACCGCGCGGGGCAGCAGCGACATCATGATGCTGGGCGGCAGGCCGAGAAGGATGCCGCTGGCCACCATCCAGAGCGCGGGCACGGGCGCCCGGGCGATGCAGGCGATCGTGATCGTGGCGGCCAGGCAGGCGGCGACGATCAGCAGGCGCGGCCGGTTCACCCGGTCTGCGACCAGGCCGCCGATCGGCACGGCCACGATGCTGATCCAGAGCGCGGCGCCGGTGATCAGCCCCGCCTCGGTCACCGACGACCCGCGCGACATCAGGAACGACGGGGCGAAGCTCGCCACCACGATCACGCTGGCGTTCAGCAGCGCCCACCCGACGCCGGCGCTGACCGCGAGCGCCCACACGCGGCGGGGCACGTTGAGCCGGAGCGTCGCGCGCTCGACCGCCGGCGCACCGGGCGGCGCCTGGTAGACGAGCCCGACCAGGCCCAGCGCGAGGCCCGCCGCAACCACGGTGGCATACTCGGCCAGCCGCCACGACGACTCGGCGGCGAGCGGGCCCAGGATCATGAGCGCCAGGGCCATGCCGAACGGCCATGCGGCGAGCATGATGCCCATCGCGGTCTGCAGCTCGCGCCCCCGGAACCAGTCGGCCACCATGCGGGCCAGCATGATGTTGACCAGCACGCCGCCCGCGCCCCCGAGGGTGCGGCCGATGGCCGCCGAGTCGAAGCCCCCGCTGTAGGAGACGATCGTGCCGCCCACGATCAGCAGGGCGAGGCCGGCCACCACGACGCGGAGACTGCCGAAGCGCTGACCGAGCAGGCCGCCGGGCAGGGCCAGCACCACCCCCGGCAGCATGAAGAGCCCCATGAGCAGGCCGACCTGGGCGAAGGAGAGATCGAAGCCGGCGACCAGGAAGGGGGTGAGCGCAGCGATGGACTGGAACTGGAAGCCGAGGGCGGTGCGCGTGAAGAAGA
Protein-coding regions in this window:
- a CDS encoding MFS transporter; the encoded protein is MNRWVMLLVIFFTRTALGFQFQSIAALTPFLVAGFDLSFAQVGLLMGLFMLPGVVLALPGGLLGQRFGSLRVVVAGLALLIVGGTIVSYSGGFDSAAIGRTLGGAGGVLVNIMLARMVADWFRGRELQTAMGIMLAAWPFGMALALMILGPLAAESSWRLAEYATVVAAGLALGLVGLVYQAPPGAPAVERATLRLNVPRRVWALAVSAGVGWALLNASVIVVASFAPSFLMSRGSSVTEAGLITGAALWISIVAVPIGGLVADRVNRPRLLIVAACLAATITIACIARAPVPALWMVASGILLGLPPSIMMSLLPRAVAAEHLSTALGVYYGLFYLGMAVSQTLAGLLRDLTGDPGMPLLFAAVLMAATVPAVFAFWRLEGRAAPEPEEAIVGRS